Sequence from the Candidatus Woesearchaeota archaeon genome:
GGTGTGCGGGCTTCCTGTAAGCTGCCTCATTTTGGCCTTTTCCGGGCGCCCCATCCTTGCCCCGATGAATATTCCTGCTTTGTCCCTTATCTTAAGCCCTGAAATCCTGTTGACTGCATCAAGCGCGCTTTCTGATGAGCATATTATCTCAAGCTCTCTTTTCACTTCAGGGCTTATCTCTGAATCAAAATCAAGCCCGCTTCTCTTTTTTTGAAGTATGGGAAAAATCCGCATGAGAATTTCTTCTTCATTTCCCTCTATTATCACATATTCTGTTGCAAGAGCGTGTGGAAGCCCTATTGACTCGAGAATTCTTTTTTCATCTTTTTTCAGCGGAAGAACTATTCTTTTTGCGCTGCCTTCCCCGTTCCTGAATTCCGCCAATGAAAACCATTCTACCATTCTTGAGATGTCGCTTTTTGAAAGCGCTTTCCAGTAATGTGTGTACGCAGGATGGAGCGGCATTCCTGTTTTTTCTGAAATGATTATTGCTTCTCCCGGCTCTGGCCTGAAAAGCTGCTCTGATATTTTTTTCAGCATTTCTGAAGGAAGCTCTGTAAATGAGGACAGCTTTTCAAAGTCAAGGCTTCCGAAGAGATTTACTGTCATGTTCTCAAATTCCCTTGCATACTGCTCTTCTGTGTATCCTGGCGGGATAAGAATGTGGTTCCTGTCAAGAAAATCTCCGTAGGAAATCAGTATGTCGCCGAGAAATATTATCTCCTTTACTTCCGGTAATCTGTTTTTTGCCTCTGATTCTGTGCTTATCTGGATGACGCTTTCATCTGCAAGCTTCACTATAGGGCCCTCTATTGTGTCGCAGGGCGTTATTGCCGCTGCTTTTCCGGGCCTTTCAAGCTTCAGCTGGGTTCCTGTCGCAATGTATTTCTTCAGAAGAATCATTGTTGCCGGATGTATTGATGCCGCAGAATACCCGCTCAGCCTGCATCTTCCGTATCTCAGCCTGAAGCCCCCGAACGCCATTGGATGAGTTAATACCGGGCGCCCTGCAACAAGGTCTGAGATGAAGGTGTAGTTTGGAACTATTTTTTCTGCGCTGTCCTCTTTTTTTGACTCTGATGCATTTGCCTTTTTTTGTATGAGAAGGAATTCCTCGAGAAAATTCCAGTCTTCAAGTTCAAACTCCTTTCCCCATTTGCTGAGCTCTTTCCACAGCTTTTTTGCTTTCAGCGCAAGCATTGACACTACAAGCGCGACTCCGCCTCTGATTTTGTTGGTTTCAACTCTGGGAATGTCCTTGTTTTTGCTCACTTCCATCTTTTCTGTAGGGTCGCCATCCACCTCAACAGGGCAGTTCTTCATAAGAAACGCTATTTCTTCGGGGCTTCCGTGGTATTGCAGGTTTGTGACCCTCTCATGGTAATCCTCAAGCTCAACCACATATCTTTCAACCTCATTTTCATCTGGGTCATATTGTGCATATCCGTTTCTCTTTCTCACATAGTCTGCTATTATCAGCGACACTGCTGCTGCAGTTCCTCCTGCTCCTCTTATCGGGCCGGAAAATTTGGCTGCAAAATACTCTTTTCCGTCTCTTCTCTTTTTCAGCTTAAGCTCTGTAAACCCCTCAAGGGGCGCCGAGACTATTCCCTGCGTGTGGTATGTGAATCCTGTCTTTATCCCAATTTCCATTGCTTCAAGCTTGCTTTTGAATTTGCAGAATTTTTCTGCTGCAACCTCATCTGCTATAACAAGCGCAACACGCCAGTCAAGGGCGCTGTATTTTTTCTCAAGCTCTTTTATCCGCTTGATTATTGTAGGTCCTGTCAGCTGGGGCGCAACTGCAGACATAATGCCGTTGACCCTTTCTGCCATGTCCTTTGCAAGGGGAATGTCTGTGTGGTCTTCCGGATCAAGCCCTTTCTTTCTTGCCTTGTTTGCAACTTCATATGCATAATTCAGCTTTTCCTCTATCTCGCCGAAGTATTTCTGAATTTCTATGCTCTCTCCTGTTATTTCTTCTTTTTCTGCCATTTCCTGCTTTTTTTCTTTTTTATTATTTCTCAAACTTGAGGATTTTTATCTCTCCTGTTTTGAGATTCATTATTGGAACCCTTGCCGGCTCTGGGTGGTGCCCGACTCTTTCCTGGAATGCTGTTTTTGACTGCCAGCAGCTTCCGCTTATAAGAACGATGTTTTTGTAGTGGGATACAGAGCATTTGTGAATGTGCCCTGTGAGGAATATGTCCGGTATCTTTGTTATGAGAAGAGGGTCCTTTTCGTGGTCTGGTATTATCTGCGTTGATGTCTGGGAGGGGGCAAGGTGCCTTCTCTGCAGGAGGAATTTCATTATCAGGTCTGCCCGGTCATATCCGCCCTTTACCCTTATTGATTCGACATCAGATGCGTAATAGTCAAAGCTGTATCCGTGATATATTAAAACATTGAATCCTGAGAATCCCTCTGATGATGCAATATTCACCATTGCTGGATTGCTCAGCATTGTGATGTTGGGAAGCTTCCATATGGCGGCTGCAAAGTCCCTGTAAAGCATCGGCTGAGGCTCAGCTATTCTCATTGCGTCGTGGTTTCCCGGAGAAATTATTATCTGCATGCTCTGGGGAATTTTTGAAAGAAGCTCTGCGCACTGCGTGTACTGCTCAGATACGTCCTTTGTCAAAAGGTCTTCATCCTGGTCAGCATAAATTCCAACGCCGTCTATCAGGTCCCCTGCTATGAAAACATATTTTATCTTTTTCGCAATATCTTTCTGCGCCTCTGTTCCCGCATCTGCGTTTATCCATTTGAGAAACCTTCCAAATTCCTCAGAAAGAAAATTCTTTGAGCCGACGTGGAGGTCAGAAAGGAATATTGCATATTCTTCTTCTGCAGTTCCTTTCTTCTCAATAATGCTCGGAATTTCGGGCCTCACTATGGAATTCACGAATATTATGTCTTTTGCAGAAACTCCGCACACCCCGATTACCTCATCAAGAACTGTGTCTTCGCCTTCCATAAGAAGCTCATGCTTGCTCTTGTTGAAAAGCACTTTTGTCTCTCCTGTCTGATCCTCAATTTTCATTATTATGTTGCCGTTTTTTGTCTTGTCCTTGCTGGAAACCATTCCTATTACAGATACGATTTCTCGTTCTGTTTTTTTCTTTGCCCTGCTTATGCTCATCAGGTTTTGGAGTTCCTCCCTGTTTCTCAGCATTGCCTCAAGCCCGCGGTATCTTGCATTAAAATAATCTACAAAATCCTGAACTGTTCTCTTTTTGGATATGTCATCATATGATTCCAGAACAGTTACCCCGCTCCTGTTTTCAGCAAAAACATGCGGGTTTTCCTCTGTTTTTGCCTTTTCTTCTGAATGGGCGTATTCTATGAATTTGTCATAAATCTTGTTGTCTTTCTTTTTTTCAGAAAGGGTTTTTGCCTTTTCAAAATCTGCCCAGTTTATTTCCTTGCCCCTTTTTATGAAATCGATTGCCTCTTCTGTGACAACCATCATGTTTTCTTCGCTTGTGGATAAAAGAATTCTTGCGATGGACTCGATTGCTTTGTCAATCTCCTCTGTGCCTTCAAATATGCTTAATTTTTCAAGAATATCCGGACTGAGAAGAAGTCCTTTTTCCAGGAACATTCTCGATAATTTAGTTATCCTCTGCTTTTTTTCCTGCTCCATCATCTTTCCTTTTTTGCTGTTTTTTTATAGAGAAGTTTTTCCTTGGATTGCCTTGATTATGGGGCGGAAATCAAATGGAAAGGGATTCCTTGACTATTTTTTCCACTTTCTGCAGTGTTTCTTCAGGAAGAGAAAATGAGATTTCCCTTGTTCTTCCGTATCTTCCCTTTGAAATAACCTTCGCTGTTATTATGCCGAGCATGTCAAGCTCTCCAAGGATGTCTGAAACTCTCCTTTGGGTAAGCGGCCTCAGGCTTATCTGCCTGCATATTCCGCGGTAGACCTCATAAACTTCCCCTGTGAATATCGATCCTGTTTTTCTTTTTGATGAAAGGAGCATTATTGAATAAAGTGTTGCCTGATACTGCTTTGGCTGGACTGTTATCACATCAAGAATTCTGTCCTTTTCTATTTTCTCGTCTGCTTCATCCACATCATCTATGGCTACTTTCGTGTGCCCTTTTCGCTCTGCAATCTCACCTGAAACCCTTATCAGCTCAAGCGCCCTTCTTGCATCGCCGTGCTCCCTTGCGGCATATGCCGCGCATTTTTCCACAACTCCGTCATCAAGCGCGCCCGCCTTGAATGCGTTTTTTGTCCTTTTGAAAAGTATGTCCTGGATTTGAAGAGCATTATAAGGAGGGAAAAGCACCTCTTCCTCTGAAAGAGAGCTTTTTATTCTTGAATCAAGGTTGTCCACAAACGGGACAAAGTTTGTTATTCCGACTATTGCAACCTGCGAATTTTTCAGCTCTTCGTTTATTCTTGTAAGATTGTACAGAAGCTCTTCTCCTGCCTTGTCTACAAGCTGGTCTATCTCATCAAGAACAAGGATTACAACCTGCTTCTCCTTGTCCAGAGCAGAAAAGAATATTTTGTAAACCTCGTCAGTTGGAAGCCCTGTTGCCGGAATTTCCTTTCCGAATTCCCTTGCAAGCTGGGCAATAAGCCGGTATTCTGTGTCTGCGACTTTTTTAAGCTTGCAGTTGATGTAGATTATTTTTATTGAAATTCCCTTTTCTGCGCAAAGCTTTCTCATCTGCTCGCTTATGTATTTTACAGAAACTGTCTTTCCCGAGCCTGTTTGCCCGTATATGAAAAGATTAGAAGGCCTTTCCCCTCTTATTGCCGGTCCAAGCACCTCTGCAATCTGCTTTATCTGCTTTTCTCGGTGAGGAACATCTTCGGGGGTATAGTTTGACTGCAGCATGTTCTTGTTTGTAAAAAGAGAGTTGTTTAACAGGAACCTTTCAAAGAATCCTTCCCCCTTTTGAGCCATAAAAATTCCAAATGAAACAGAGGTATTTAAAGGTTTATGTTTTAAAAAAGATAATTTTCTGAATTTGATTCCGTGCAACTATTTTACAGTAATACAAAAAATCAAAAAAATGCGTTTTATCGTCTAAACTTTTGCAGGAAAAAATTTTTCATGCTCTTGTTTTTATAAATTACGAACATTCTGGCTTTAAAAGTTTAAAAAAATGCTTTCTTTTCTCTAATTAAATATTCATAAATTTGCCTGCTCTCACACCCTTATTTCATATGGAACTGCCTTGTTTTTGTTCAAAGTATAATTTTATTCTGAAGATATAAGAAGAGGAATGTTGGAACATGTTGGAAAATATTGAAAAAACATCTTATTTTAATTATATAGTGAAATTTGCAGTCCATTTGCAGCCCTTTTCTCTTTATTTGAACTATGCTAAAATGCGTTTATTTTTGTTTTTTCCTTTGTTTTGCTTTGTTTTTTGTTTTTCTCATTAATTTTCCTTAATTTTAAGAATAAATAGGATTATTTAAAATAATTATTAAAAAGATTATTTTATATAATAGTTTAAATAAAAATAGTTTTATTATCATTACTTTATTTTAATTGTTTTTCATCAATTGTTTTATAATAGTTATTTTAATTTATTCACTTCTTGTTTTTTTATTATTTATTATTATTTTCTATATAGAAAAATATAATAATAAATATAATAAATATAATAAATATAATAAATAATAAATATATTAAATAACATAAATAAAAAAACAACTATTAAGAAATATATTTATCAATGATTATTTTATAATAATTTCAATTAAAAACATATTTTAAATCTTTATTGTCCTTTATTGTCATTTAATCTTTTTTTTCATTATTTTTGAAATTTTTTAAAAATATGCAAATTTTTTTCTGTTTTTTATCAAAAATATGCAAAATAAACATAATAATAGGAAAAATAAAATGAAAAAGCAGCATGAAAGATATTGCAAAAAGCTCTCTTCCTTCTTTTCTTTCAATTCTTCATTGCTTTTTATTATTTTTTAATAATATTTTAATAATGTCTTTTCCATATGAAACAGTGGTGTCAGGGTGTTTTCTGGCAAAAAACCTATTTTTCCTATGGAAAACAATAAAGAAACAAGAATTTATTCAATCTTTTTATTAAATCATAATTAACTGTAAATCATCATCAAACCGGATTGCCGCATAATGACAGGTTTCTTTCACCGCAGAAAATATTTATTATCTCATTTTTGTTTTTTAATCCGCAGTAAATTTCATCTTCAATAGTTATGCAGGGATACGCGCTTATATTGTAGAATTCCACTAAAAGCCCGACTGTCGGCAGCTCAAGGTCAGTGTCAAATGAAAAAATTGCTATCTCATGCGCTTTGTCTATCTCTTCAAGGTCCTTTTTTATGTCCGAAAGAACAAAGGACTGGGCATCGCAGTCAGGGCAGGCATCCTTGTTTTTGTAAAAATAGGAAAGTATTGCCTGGTCACTAATGCAGACCTGATTCACTCTTTTAAGAACAGTAAAGTAAAGCACCTCCCTTCTGTTGAATTTTTTCTTCTGTTCAATGTAAAAGGGGTCTTTTACAAATTCTTCTCTTGCCTGGCGGTATGTGTCTATTTTTCTTCCGAGCTCCCAAAGGTCCTTGTTAAGGTCTGAAATCATGCTTTTAAGAACAACGCAGGACGCATTTTCTCCCATGAATTCAGACATCAGAAACACAGTCTGCATGTCCTCATATTCTTTTACCAGGTTATCCATCTGCCCGACCACATTCTCTTCTCTCTGTTTGTTTAGTGATGTGTTCAGAAAGAGTATCATTGCAAAGATAAGCAAAGTGATAAAAAAGCCGGAAACAAGGATTTTTTTGTCTATCGCCATTTAACTTTCCTCCCAAAGAGAACAGAATAAAATGAGGAAGCCCAGAACACCTGATAAAGGAAAAAAAGGAAAATGTACCCTGCCATTCCAACCGCCTTTTTTCTTAAGTCCTTTTTTGCAAGTCTGAGGCATATTATTGCTCCTATTACAGTAATTAAAAATGAGGTTAATCCAAAAAAGGTCAGCGAATTTATTGAGAGTATGTCAAAATATTTCAGGTTTAGATGGGAAAAGAAATTGAAGTTTGTCAGAGAAAAAAAAGAGATTGTCTTTGCAATATTTTTCAATAAGAGATATGCGGAATAAAAGAACAGCGAGAGCCCCAGGCTGATGAGGACATAATTGTACGGCGTTACAAATGCAAAAGCCCCTATTTTTGAGTCGAAGATTACATCCCGGTGCTGAAATATGGTCATAAGAGAGCCCGAATACCACCTTTTTCTCTGAATATAAAGGGATTTAAGCGTGTTTGGAATAACTGTCCTTACCCTTGTTGTTGTGCAGTTTTCTATTTTATAATGCCCCTTCTGGAGCCGGTATGCAATTTCAAGGTCCTCGGTTATGCTTTTTTCGTCAAAAAGCCCGATTTTTTTGAGCGCGGATGCTAGGTACATTGAAAAGGGCCCAGGCGTAACATGAACTGCATTGAAGAAGGAAAGCGCTTTTAATGAAAGAGAAAGCCCGATCACATACTCTATTTCTATTATCTTTTCAAGGAAATTTTTTGGGTTTTTCACTTCCACGCTGACAGTCACTGCTCCGACTTTTGAGTCATTGAAAAAGGGAAGCATCTTTATTTCCCGGGAAAGATTTTTCCTTACAACAGAGGAAGTGTTGTCTTTGCTTCCGTCATTTACAATTATTATCTCAAGAAGTTTTTTCGGATAGTCTATCTTTTTTAGTGAAGAGAGGGAATCAAATATCTTTTTCCCTTCGTTGTACGCAGGGACTATTATGCTTACCTTCGGGAGGGCATTTTTGCTTTCAAGTTTTGGCGAAGAATAAAGTTCATTTTTCCTTGTCAGGAGAACAAGAAACAAAACCACCATAAAGTAGGTTGAAAGGAACCAAACAGTCATTACAAATATTAGATAGGCAATATTCATTCTTGGTTATGAGAATCAGAGAGAGGTATTAAAAGATTTCGCTATTTTTAGCGAATAATCAAAAAATTTGAAGAACAAAATTCAGTTCTTCTTTTTCTCATTTTTAACAAGGATTTCTGAGGCAGAAAATTCCTTGTTTCTTGAGTCAAACATTTTTTCAATTTCGCTTGCAAAGAATCCCGTGTCAACCCATATTCCCGCATCGTATGAAGGATGAACTTCTGTGTCATCCATCATCATAAACATGAGCTGTCTTCCGTCTACAACAACAAATCTTGCCTTGTCGCTTGTGTTTTTCAGCTCAGCAACCTGTGAGAGCGCGCTCATGATTTCCGCGTTTTCCTTTGTGAAAGGCGCAGCAACAGTTATCTTGACTCCCCTCGCCTTTATTTTTCTGAATGTTTCAAGGAGCTTCTGTGCATCCCGTTCAAGAGAAGATGCAGTTGTCTGCATTATGACCCTTTTTTCAGCGCCCTTTATGAGGGCTTCAACCTGGTTGTCAATGTGCCCTCTCCCTCTTATAGTTCCGCATTTTTCTGTTGCATCCACCATCTCTATTCCGCCTTTGTAGAGGGAATTGAGCTCAGTCAGAACCTCGCTTTTACTGAATTCCTCAATAAGACCGGTCTTTTCTTCCATGTCTTCCGTTATCCCCTTTTTGACTCTCTCAATTACTTCTTCAGGCGTGACAGCCAGGTATTTTATCGGCTTGCCAAGCTTCATGATTATAAACCCTTTTTTTTCCAATGATTCTAAAACATCATAGCTTCTTGACCTGGGAACATTTGCAATGTCAGAGAGTTCGCCAGCAGTTGAAACGCCCCGCGAAAGAAGTGCAACCCAAAGTCGTGCTTCATATGTATTGAGCCCAAAATCTTTTAATTTCATCAAAAAACTTTTTTGGACAATCATATTTATTCAACTCCCCATCACCCGCTTATGCAATCTTGATAACTATTCTGGAGTGAGAAAAACACCTGCCTTATTTAAATCTTTCGTTTCTTTTATTATTGTTCAGTAGCAAATGTTTCAAAATAACTGATGAAAACCAACAATCTTTATTAATCTGCTCATTTCTTATGACGCTGATAGATATGAGCGAACTTCTTGATTTAAATGCTTCATGGGGCAAAAGCATCATGCTTGTGGGCCCAATGAACGCAGGAAAAACAGAAAAGGCAATAAGATGGGCGCAGGGCATAAAATATCATACAGACTGCAGCATTCTTGCATTTAAGCCGGACATAGACAAAAGGGCGCTTCCAGACAAGATAGTCGCAAACACCTCTGAGGGAAGGCTTACATTTGATGCTATAACAATAAGCAGCAGGAATCCAAGTGAAGCAGTGGGGATTGTTGAAAACAGCTCCTCTTTCATTGATGTTGTGCTTTTTGATGAGGTTAATTTCTTTGACGTATCAATAATTGATGTTTTTGAGAAGCTCAAGAGGAGCTCTTGCGGCAGAAAAAGGGTGATAATAGGAACCGGGCTTGACAAAAGTTTTAGGGGAGAGCCATTTGAGCCCGTTCCTTTTGTTACTGCAAAAGCAGACATCACAGAAAGCCAGGCAGCATACTGCAAGCACATTATTAAAGAGAATGACAGGATTCATCAATGCAAGAAGCCCGCAAAATACACAATGAGGCTCATTGCAGATGAGGGCAATGAGGAGCGCTATGATTTCTTTGACAAGAGCAATAATCCGATTTTAGGAGTGTATCGCCCGGCGCGTTACTATGACCCGACCGTGGTTATTGAAAAGATAGGGCAGGCAAAGGAAAAGAGTTCAGCTCAGCAGGTTTATTACATCTCAGTTTGCCCCGACTGCTTTTTAATTCCCGGAAAAGAGGAAACAGCAAGAATTTACGATTTCATCAGGGAGAGAAAAGGCGTATCTATTGATGATATAGTTAAAGAATTTCCATCCCCCAACACTGAAAGAATAGCGGATTTCCTTTATGAAGAGGGACGTGTTGTTTCAAGAGGGAATGTTCTTTTTCCGCAGAAATATGTTTTCAGCATAGGCATCGGCGCATACGTCAAAGAATAGGCGTTTTTTTGAACTTAGAAAGTTTTTTATATGCCTGCTTCTATTTTAAAACAAAAAGGAGGTGTTTTAGATATGGATATTCCGCCATTATACAATGTCAGCCTGGCAATTATTGTGGGAACACTTTTTGCCATAGTCTACAGCCTTAGAATTCTCGTTCTTCTCGAGAGAAGAATTGCAAGGATGGACTTCAACATAATGAAGATAACTGAGAGTGTTTTCAGCAGGGAAGAAAAGCTTGGGCAGAAGCTTTCAAGGAAAAAGTAATTTTCATTTTTTCTTTTTCGGTTTTTGTGTACGGTGCATGAAATGGAAATAAATGATTATGTTAAAAACATAAAAGAGCTTAAAGTCCAGGGCGCTGAAATGATTGCGCGCTTTGCAGTGGGCGCAGTAAGGGACACTATTGTTAATTCAAAGGCAAAGAGCACAGGAGTTCTTTACAATGAGCTTTTGGATGCAAAGAGGAAGCTCTCCTCGGCAAGGCCGACTGAACCCTGCATGTTCAATTCATTGAAGTATGTTTTTATGAATGTAAACACAAACTCAGTAGTTGAACTTACAAGAAACCTTCTTGAGAGGATAGATTTTGTTCTTAACCACTTTGATTCAAGCCAGGAAATAATTGCGCATATTGCCTCCCAGAAAATAAAGAATGGGAGCATTGTTTTTACGCACTGCCACTCCTCAACTGTTATGGACGTCCTCAAGGAGGCGAA
This genomic interval carries:
- a CDS encoding DNA-directed DNA polymerase II small subunit; translated protein: MMEQEKKQRITKLSRMFLEKGLLLSPDILEKLSIFEGTEEIDKAIESIARILLSTSEENMMVVTEEAIDFIKRGKEINWADFEKAKTLSEKKKDNKIYDKFIEYAHSEEKAKTEENPHVFAENRSGVTVLESYDDISKKRTVQDFVDYFNARYRGLEAMLRNREELQNLMSISRAKKKTEREIVSVIGMVSSKDKTKNGNIIMKIEDQTGETKVLFNKSKHELLMEGEDTVLDEVIGVCGVSAKDIIFVNSIVRPEIPSIIEKKGTAEEEYAIFLSDLHVGSKNFLSEEFGRFLKWINADAGTEAQKDIAKKIKYVFIAGDLIDGVGIYADQDEDLLTKDVSEQYTQCAELLSKIPQSMQIIISPGNHDAMRIAEPQPMLYRDFAAAIWKLPNITMLSNPAMVNIASSEGFSGFNVLIYHGYSFDYYASDVESIRVKGGYDRADLIMKFLLQRRHLAPSQTSTQIIPDHEKDPLLITKIPDIFLTGHIHKCSVSHYKNIVLISGSCWQSKTAFQERVGHHPEPARVPIMNLKTGEIKILKFEK
- a CDS encoding ORC1-type DNA replication protein, whose translation is MAQKGEGFFERFLLNNSLFTNKNMLQSNYTPEDVPHREKQIKQIAEVLGPAIRGERPSNLFIYGQTGSGKTVSVKYISEQMRKLCAEKGISIKIIYINCKLKKVADTEYRLIAQLAREFGKEIPATGLPTDEVYKIFFSALDKEKQVVILVLDEIDQLVDKAGEELLYNLTRINEELKNSQVAIVGITNFVPFVDNLDSRIKSSLSEEEVLFPPYNALQIQDILFKRTKNAFKAGALDDGVVEKCAAYAAREHGDARRALELIRVSGEIAERKGHTKVAIDDVDEADEKIEKDRILDVITVQPKQYQATLYSIMLLSSKRKTGSIFTGEVYEVYRGICRQISLRPLTQRRVSDILGELDMLGIITAKVISKGRYGRTREISFSLPEETLQKVEKIVKESLSI
- a CDS encoding glycosyltransferase family 2 protein, whose translation is MNIAYLIFVMTVWFLSTYFMVVLFLVLLTRKNELYSSPKLESKNALPKVSIIVPAYNEGKKIFDSLSSLKKIDYPKKLLEIIIVNDGSKDNTSSVVRKNLSREIKMLPFFNDSKVGAVTVSVEVKNPKNFLEKIIEIEYVIGLSLSLKALSFFNAVHVTPGPFSMYLASALKKIGLFDEKSITEDLEIAYRLQKGHYKIENCTTTRVRTVIPNTLKSLYIQRKRWYSGSLMTIFQHRDVIFDSKIGAFAFVTPYNYVLISLGLSLFFYSAYLLLKNIAKTISFFSLTNFNFFSHLNLKYFDILSINSLTFFGLTSFLITVIGAIICLRLAKKDLRKKAVGMAGYIFLFFLYQVFWASSFYSVLFGRKVKWR